Genomic segment of Saprospira sp. CCB-QB6:
CAGGATGTAATTATCTTCTAGTTCATTATTGGTCCAGACCTTTGTGCGATAAAAATTGGCGGTATCCGCGGGATCTTGAAAATGATAATAGAGGCGATAGCCAATTTGGCCGCCAAAGGGAAAGACAAACTCCTCATAGCTGAGACTGTCGAGTAGAACGGGATTTGGGCAAGCGGCGGCGGCTGCAATTTGGCGACCATCGGCCAAGTTAATGCTAATAAAGGCGGAATCTCCAGCTTGAATTTGGATGCTATCAGCCCAATAGTAGCCGTTATTATCGCTTTGGAAGCTATAATTTTGACCGTTGATATAGAGGTTGATATTGGCTCCGTTAACTTGTTCAAAGTCGTTACTTTGATAAAAGGTCCCTGATTTAGAGAGGCGGACCTCTGCCCGCTGCAGATCGGTTAAGATATTGGCCTCCACAACAGTTTGTTGAGCGGCCTCATCTAGATCGAGTGTAATTACATCTTGGCAGGCGGTAAAAGAAAGGGCCAAAAGGCATAAAAAGCAATATAATAAACTGCGCATAAGATTAAAATTTGAAGTTCCAGCTAATAGAGGGGACAATTCCAAAGAGGGCTAAGCGGACGGCTTCTGTGCCTGTGCCTGCTTCATTTTCTTGAAAAGAAATGCTATATGCATTTTTGCGATTATAGGCATTGTAGACAGAAATATTGATGTCGGAATGCCATTTTTTGCTATCTCGAACGACATAAGTGGCGCCAATATCTAGGCGGTGGTAATCAGGCATTCGATCGCCATTTCGGCTAGAAAAGAGATTGACAATTTGGCCATCAACCTCATATTTTCCAGAAGGGAAAGTAATTGCATCGCCTGTATAATAGACCCAAGCGGCCGAGATCGACCATTTTTTAGTAATGTCATAAACTCCGACCAGAGAGATATCGTGACGGCGATCTTGTCGGGCAGAGAACCAGCTGCCATTAGCAATATCGGCAAATTGGCGTTCTGACTTAGAGAGCGTATAAGAAACCCAGCCCGTAAATTTGCCTTGGCGTTTGCGCAAAAAGACTTCCATACCGTAAGCTCGGCCTTGGCCAAAAACCAATTCGGCTTCTAGATCTTCATTGAGGAAGGTTTCGGCCCCATCCTCATAATCAACTTGATTGCCAAGTTGCTTGTAGTAGCCCTCTACGCTAAATTCTAGCTTATTATCTAAGAAATTTCGGAAATACCCCAGCGCAATTTGATCGGCATACTGTGGTTTGATCAATTGAGTTGAAGGCGCCCAAATATCGGTAGGTGTGCCTGAGCTTGCATTAGACAAAATGTGCAGATATTGATAAATTCGGTTGTAAGAAGCCTTAATAGAGCTCTTATCATCTAGCAAATAAACCGCATTCACACGAGGTTCTAGGCCAAAGTAAGTATTATAAAACTCGCCACTGCCATAGCTTGTGCTATCAATTGCTTCATTCTGCTCATTATAAGTTTTTACCGTTGCTGCCCCAATATTAGAGAAAGAAGTTAGACGCAAGCCATAATTCATGCTCAGTTTTTTATTGATTTTGTGCTGATTGCTGATATAAATCGCATTTTCTAGCGCAAACTGTTGGTCTAACTTTGTGGTGGCAAGTACCTCATCTACTTCTGAATCAATTGCTTGAAAACTACCTGGGCGGAAGTTATAGTAAAGCGATTGCCATCCAAATTTGAGGTTATTACTTGGATTTAGATAGTAACTGTAATCTTGTTTGAGATTAAGGTTGTTAATTCCAGCCGATAAATCAATATCAAAGTTATCGGTGCGCACCGCAAAACCATAATCATACTCACTATACACAAAAGTAGTATTGGCAAATAGCTTTTCATTGAAGAGGTGGTTCCAACGCAGGGTTAAAGTTCTATTTCCCCAATCTAAGCCCGAACCATCAAAACCAAAGACATCTCGACCAAAATAGCCCGATAGATACAGACGATCTTTTTGGCCCAATTTATAATTGGCTTTTACATTAAGGTCGTAGAAATAAAGCGCTCCCCCATCAAAATCATTGGATACTAACTGAAACATCAAATCAGCATAAGTACGACGGGCAGAAACAATAAAAGACCCCTTGTCTTTTACAATCGGTCCCTCCAAAGTAAGACGAGAAGAAATAAGGCCCAAACCACCAGAACCCGCAAACTTTTTACTATTTCCATTTTTCATGTGAACATCCATAACCGAAGAAGCACGGCCACCAAATTCTGCAGGTATTCCGCCTTTATACAATTTTACATCCTTAAGAGCATCCGAATTAAAGACCGAAAAAAAGCCCAAAAGGTGAGCCGCATTATATACAGGGGCTTCATCAAGTAAAATCAAGTTTTGGTCTGCATTTCCACCTCGCACAAAAAAACCACTCCCCCCTTCACTACTTGGACTAACACCAGGCATCAATTGCAAGGTCTTCACAATATCCTGCTCTCCAAAAATAACAGGTACTTTTTTCGCCTCTTTCATATCTAACGAAAGTACACTCATATCAGTACTTTTCACATTTTCATCAGTGCGTTCATCGGTCACAACAACAGCATCTACAGTAGTTGATTCAGGCAAAAGCTCCACATCTTTAACCAAGTCCGCTTGCAAATCAAGCGTATCTACAATCGTTTGATACCCCACATAAGAGTACGAAACTACATACTGCCCCTTGGGCAAACTCAAAGCATAATAACCATACTCATTCGTGCTTACGCCCATTGCTTGGGCAGGAATGGCCACATTGGCAAACAAAAGTTCTTCTCCTGTTTCGGCATCTCGAAGATAGCCCGATAGACTAACTTTTTCTTGGCTCCAAACGGTACTGTTGAAGCAAAATAAAATGAGCCCAAGGCCCAAAAAACGCAGGGATTGCATGAATTAACGTTTTTAATGATGAATATTTTAGAAAGACTATTTGCTAAACGTAAGTTAACGCAAAAGCGCCTGTAAAAAGGAGACTAGATCGAGCTTTCCTCAAGCTTTTCCCCTCAACAGCTGCTTTTTGTCTATAAACAAAGTCACAAAACCTCTTTAATATTATATAATTCAAGTTTTGGGGCCTCCGCCTCGCTGCGCTCGTCGGCGCTACGCTGCGGGGCTCGCTACTCGCTCGGCCCTTCGGCGGCTTTGCCGCCTCGGTCTGGCCTGACGGCCACCCACTCCGCATCGCTAGGCCAATTCCGCTCGAAAAAAGGCTGCTGTGCCTCTGCACAGCAGCCTCCCCTGATACGAGCCTAAACGAACTTAGTGCGCATGGCCCAACATCAACAAACTAATTGCCATAACAGCCATGCCCGCCAACATCCCATAAATAGAGAGATGATGCTCTCCATAATCTCGAGCAGAAGGCAGCAATTGGTCCAAAGAAATAAAGACCATAATTCCAGCTACTCCAGCCAATAAAATTGACATCAAGGTCTGATCTAAAGAATTGCCAAAGAGAGCAAAAATGAGAATAGCCCCAATCGGTTCTACCACCCCCGACAAAAAGGAATACCAAAACGCCTTAGATTTACTGCCCGTAGCATAATAAACAGGCATAGATACTGCTATTCCCTCTGGAATATTATGCAAAGCAATCGCAAAACCAATAGTTAATCCCAAACCAGGATCTTCTAAAGCAGCTACAAAAGTAGCCATCCCTTCTGGAAAATTGTGCAGGGCCAAAGCCAAGGCAGTAAGCAAACCTACTCGCATCAATTTGCCATTTTTTGCATTTTGACGCTCTAGTTGTCCAGGCTCCTGCTCTGCTAATTCCTCTTCAGTCATCAACTCATGAGGGTTTTCCTCATGTGGAATCAGTTTGTCAATCAGAGCCACTAATAGCATCCCCACAAAAAAGGCCGCTACCCCCCAATGCCGACTATGGCTTTTGTCTAAATAGGTTAACGCATGCGGAAAAATCTCCATAAAAGAGACGTAGAGCATAACCCCCGCAGCAAAACCCATAGATACCGTTAAAAAATTAAAGTTGCGTCCTTTAACTAAAAAAGCAATAGCGCTTCCAATCCCTGTAGACAACCCAGCCAATACCGTTAAGCCAAAAGCTGCCCAAAAATGTTCGTGCATTATATAAAATGATTTATACTAAAGTATTTATTTTAGTGTTATCTAAAAATAAGATAGGGGTAAATCTAAGCAGAAAAACTGAGCTTTCTTGCAATTAGGTTGCAAAATTAGACAAAAGGCAGAGATTATTCCGTACTTTTAAATATAGATCTAGACAAAACGCTTTCATAAAGAATAAATATCCCCCATTATGAAAAACAGTAAGATTATATTCACGGGCAGTTTTGCCACGGGTAAGAGTAGCATTTTGGCCCAGCTACTAGAAGAATCCTTTCAGCCCACATATCATACGACAATCGGTCCCCGCTTTTTGGAGTATCAGAAAGGAGATGATTACTACTTTTTTGTGGACCTAGGAGGAGAGGTTGGGCAAGAAAAAATTCCAGCCATTCGTTTTTTAAATGCTCAGCACATTGTTTATGTAGTTGATCTGAGTCGCCCACAAACCTTTGGACAAGTAAAAAAGGATTTGATTTTTTTGGCTTGGCGCTACCCCAAGGCCCAGCTTCACTTTTTAGCCAACAAGCAAGATTTATTAACCGAAAATGTTTTGGCAGCACGCTTAATGGCTTTGCCACAGGAACCTGCCTTAATTTGTAGTGCAAAAACGGCAGAACAAATTCAGGCCATTTGGAATTTATTTTAGGTCCTCTCTCCCATTTACAGCTTGAGCGAGGGCAAAAAAAAAGAGAAAGGATCTAGCTCCTTTCTCTTTTTTTCATTCTGTCTCTAAGGGTTTAGAGATCGCTGTTATTCATGGCCAAGTTTTCAATTTCAGTAGCTACTTTTTGGGGCACATAGAGGATGAATTTCATTTCTTCTTCTAAGGCTTCGCCTTTGAGTTTGACTACTTTTTGGCCTTTGGGCATAATAATTTTATAGCCGGTCCCCACATCTTCTAGCGCAATTTCGTAGCGGCCCACAGCCACTAGGCGGTCTAGAATCACTTGCTGGCAGTTTTCTACGGCCACTACCGTTTGTAGGCGGGCAAAATC
This window contains:
- a CDS encoding DUF4249 domain-containing protein, which produces MRSLLYCFLCLLALSFTACQDVITLDLDEAAQQTVVEANILTDLQRAEVRLSKSGTFYQSNDFEQVNGANINLYINGQNYSFQSDNNGYYWADSIQIQAGDSAFISINLADGRQIAAAAACPNPVLLDSLSYEEFVFPFGGQIGYRLYYHFQDPADTANFYRTKVWTNNELEDNYILIEDELRDGDYLDLPFFGPPFEAEDSIQLQLLSVNKAYYDYFEQIAEVGESGASASVPYNPKGNWDDPSILGYFGIIHRHQLQIQMPQ
- a CDS encoding TonB-dependent receptor, whose amino-acid sequence is MQSLRFLGLGLILFCFNSTVWSQEKVSLSGYLRDAETGEELLFANVAIPAQAMGVSTNEYGYYALSLPKGQYVVSYSYVGYQTIVDTLDLQADLVKDVELLPESTTVDAVVVTDERTDENVKSTDMSVLSLDMKEAKKVPVIFGEQDIVKTLQLMPGVSPSSEGGSGFFVRGGNADQNLILLDEAPVYNAAHLLGFFSVFNSDALKDVKLYKGGIPAEFGGRASSVMDVHMKNGNSKKFAGSGGLGLISSRLTLEGPIVKDKGSFIVSARRTYADLMFQLVSNDFDGGALYFYDLNVKANYKLGQKDRLYLSGYFGRDVFGFDGSGLDWGNRTLTLRWNHLFNEKLFANTTFVYSEYDYGFAVRTDNFDIDLSAGINNLNLKQDYSYYLNPSNNLKFGWQSLYYNFRPGSFQAIDSEVDEVLATTKLDQQFALENAIYISNQHKINKKLSMNYGLRLTSFSNIGAATVKTYNEQNEAIDSTSYGSGEFYNTYFGLEPRVNAVYLLDDKSSIKASYNRIYQYLHILSNASSGTPTDIWAPSTQLIKPQYADQIALGYFRNFLDNKLEFSVEGYYKQLGNQVDYEDGAETFLNEDLEAELVFGQGRAYGMEVFLRKRQGKFTGWVSYTLSKSERQFADIANGSWFSARQDRRHDISLVGVYDITKKWSISAAWVYYTGDAITFPSGKYEVDGQIVNLFSSRNGDRMPDYHRLDIGATYVVRDSKKWHSDINISVYNAYNRKNAYSISFQENEAGTGTEAVRLALFGIVPSISWNFKF
- the zupT gene encoding zinc transporter ZupT, translated to MHEHFWAAFGLTVLAGLSTGIGSAIAFLVKGRNFNFLTVSMGFAAGVMLYVSFMEIFPHALTYLDKSHSRHWGVAAFFVGMLLVALIDKLIPHEENPHELMTEEELAEQEPGQLERQNAKNGKLMRVGLLTALALALHNFPEGMATFVAALEDPGLGLTIGFAIALHNIPEGIAVSMPVYYATGSKSKAFWYSFLSGVVEPIGAILIFALFGNSLDQTLMSILLAGVAGIMVFISLDQLLPSARDYGEHHLSIYGMLAGMAVMAISLLMLGHAH
- a CDS encoding Rab family GTPase, which translates into the protein MKNSKIIFTGSFATGKSSILAQLLEESFQPTYHTTIGPRFLEYQKGDDYYFFVDLGGEVGQEKIPAIRFLNAQHIVYVVDLSRPQTFGQVKKDLIFLAWRYPKAQLHFLANKQDLLTENVLAARLMALPQEPALICSAKTAEQIQAIWNLF